The segment CGATATGCCGTTGATGACGTTCAACCAGATCAAGATGGTGCTCGAGATCGCTGCCGCCTACGGGGAGCCGATGAGCCCCGAGCGCCTGAAGGAGATCGCCGCCATCGTCGGCGGAGGCTTCGCGTTCAGAACCGTCGCGCGCGAGGTGGGGGGATTGATCCCGGTGGCCGGCTTCGCCGTACGCGGAACCATCGGCTTCACGGGAACTGTCGCCATGGGCCGTGCGGTCATCGGGTACTTCGAGGGAGGTAAGAGCCTGTCGGGTCTGGCCAACGTCGCCCACGGGGCGCTCGGCGCGGCTTCGAAGGCAGCCGGCGGCGTGCGCTCGGTGGGATCGAGGGCCGCCCGCGCGCTGGCGAAGCGAAACGAACGAGAGGCGTAGAACCATCATATGGCTGAACTGACTGATCTGTGGGATAAGGTGCGCCCGCTTGTCGAGGCCGCCGAGCGTCCCTCGCGCTACATCGATCACGAGTGGGGCGCGGTGCGCAAGGCCGACGCCGACTTCCACTTCTGCCTGCTGTACCCCGATACCTACGAGCTCGGCCAGCCCAATCAGGCTCTGCGCATCCTCGTGAACGTGGTGAACGCGCGGGAGGGCATGGCTGCCGAGCGGGGGTTCCTTCCCGCACCCGATATGTGCGACGCCCTGCGGCAGGCGGGTTTGCCGCTGTTTTCCATCGAGAGCTGCGCTGCGCTGCACGAATTCGACGTGGTGGGCATCACGCTGCCCCACGAGCTGGCCGCCACCAACATCCTCGAAGCGCTCGATCTGGGCGGCATCCCCCTGCATACCGACGAACGCGGCGAATCCGATCCCTTCGTCATCGCGGGAGGGCCCTGCGCGTTCAACCCCGAACCCTACGCCCCGTTTTTCGATGCGCTGAACATCGGAGAGGGCGAGGAGATGCTGCCGAACGGCCTGGAGGTCATCCGCCGCATGCGCGCGTCGGGCGCGAGCCGCTTTGAGGCCCTGGTCGAGTTGGCGAAGGTTCCGGGCTGGTACGTTCCGTCGTTCTACCGCTGGCGCGACGCCGACTACGCGCGCGAGCACGGTGCTTGGATCGAGCCTGTGGTCGAGGGCGTCCCCGTGGTGATCGAGAAGCAGATATTCGAGGGGTTCTCCGAAAGCTCGGGGTGGGAGCCCTGTGTCGTGCCCTTCGCCGAGGCCGTTCACGACCGCTTGAACGTCGAGGTCCTGCGCGGGTGCGCGCGCGGCTGCCGGTTCTGCCAGGCGGGCATGATGTACAGGCCGGTGAGGGAGCGCACGGCCGACAACATCGTGGAGTCGGTCCTGACGGGGCTGAGGGAGACCGGGTACGACGAGGTCAGCCTCACGTCGCTCTCTTCGACCGACCACTCCCAGATCGGCGAGATCCTGGAGCGCCTGAACCGGGCGACCGAAGGGGAGGGCGTGCGCATCTCGGTGCCGTCCCAGCGCCTCGATTCGTTCGGCGTCGATATGGCCGCTTTGGTGGCCGGCCGCAAGAAGGGCGGTCTCACGTTCGCCCCCGAAGCGGGCACCCAGCGCATGCGCGACGTCATCAACAAGAACGTGACCGAAGAGGATCTGTTCGGGGCGATCGACGCCGCGTTCGCGGCGGGGTGGCGCCGCTGCAAGCTGTACTTCATGATCGGCCTTCCCACCGAAACCGACGAGGACGTGAAGGGGATCGCCAGCTTGCTGCAGCGCTCCTACGACCGCGCGGTGAAGGCGGTTCCGGCCGACCAGAAGGGCTCGATCAAGATCAGCGCTTCGGTGGCGCTGTTCGTCCCGAAGGCGCAGACGCCGTTTCAGTGGGATGGCCAGATTCCGCCCGAAGAGGCGATCCGCCGCGTCAACCTGCTGCGCAACAGCGTGCATTACCGCGCGATCGACGTGCATTGGCACGATCCGAAGACCAGCTTCGTCGAGGCGGTCACCAGTCGCAGCGGGCGCGAAGCGGCGGCTCTGATCGAGGAGGCGTGGCGCCGCGGCGCGCGCTTCGACGCATGGACCGAATGCTTCAACGAGCAGGCGTGGCGCGACGCCGCAGAAGCGCTGGACTTCGATGTGGACGCTGTGGCGCAAACCGCCTATCCGCTCGATTACGTTTTGCCCTGGGAGCACATCTCGACCGGTGCGAGCAGGCGCTGGCTGGTGCGCGAGCGCAAGCTGGCCGATGGCGAGAGGACCACGCCCGACTGCACGTTCGACCGCTGCTCGGCGTGCGGCGTGTGCCCGAGCCTTGGATTCGACAACGTTTTGGCGGCGGTGAGGTAGATGGAAGCTGCTCAGAGATTCATATTGCGCGCTACATACATAGAGCGCGGTCGTTTGGCCATGCTGTCCCATCTGGAGGTGGCGCGCACCATCGAGCGGACGATCCGCCGTGCGGGCCTTCCCTACGCGGTCAGTCAGGGTTTCTCGCCGCATATGAAGGTCGCGTTCGGAGCGGCGCTGCCGGTAGGAGTGGGAAGCGTCTGCGAGATATTCGACGTGCAGCTCACCGACTACGTTGCCCCTGAAAAGGCGCTTGAAGCCCTTCGGGCGAGCTGCCCGCCCGATCTTATGGTGCAGAGCTGCGCCTATATTCGACCTGGGGAGAAAGCCGCCAGCGTGGCGTTTCCCATCAGCACGTACGAGGCGGTGCTGTCCCGTCCCGTCGCGCGCATCGAGGTTCCCGAGAGCATCTCGGTTGTGCGGAAGCGCAAAGAGAAAGTGCTGGTCGTTGCGGACTTCCTTGTGTCGGGGTTCTCTCCTGTCGGGGAAGGGGGCCCCGGTTCCGCATGCCCGCAAAAGTCCGATCGGTGGGAGTTCTCGCTCGAGGCGAAGCCGAGCGGGAGCCTGCGCCCCGATGCGCTTCTCAGGGCGTGCCTCGACAGGATGAACGAGGGCGCCTCGCCGGTCGAGGATCCGCTTCGCATCGTGTCGGTGACGCGCATCGGCCAGCGATCCGCGTAAGGACGCGCAACCTCAGACTGCGGTACGGAAACCCCCGTCGAGCAGCGGGCCGCTTTTTCTGTTGGAGGAAACGGCGGCTCGCAAAGCACGGCGGGGGTTTCTTCGGAGTGCGCGGGCAACGGCACGGCAACGTTGCCGTGCCGCTATTGCATTGCGTGCAATGAAACGCTATAACAATATCAGTAACTATTACTAGTTAGGAAGCAGGAAGATGAGGTACAGCAAGCAGCGGGCCGCGATCCTCGATTTCGTTCAGGAGAGCTGCTCGCACCCCACCGCAAGCGAGGTCTACGAGGGTGTGCGTACGAGCCTTCCGCAGATCAGTTTGGGGACGGTGTACCGAAATCTCATCCAACTGTGCGAAGCGGGGATGATCTCTGCGGTGGATGTCGGCAGCGGACCCACCAGGTTCGACCGTCGCATCGACGAGCACCAGCATTATCGGTGCACGCGCTGCGGTCGGCTGTTCGACGTCGAGATACCGTCGGGACCCCTCTTCGCCGCAGGAGTGGAGCCCTCGCTTCCAGGCACGCTCGAAGCCTATTCGGTTTCGTTTTTCGGGATATGCGAAGCGTGCCGGGCCCGTAAGGACGATGTGGGCTTTGCCCAAGAATGAGAGGAACCATCATGCTGAATCAGAAACTCAACGTGCTTCTTTCCGACTACGCCGTCAACCATCGCAAGCTCCAGAACCTTCACTGGTACGTGAGCGGCCACGGCTTCTTCCAGGCGCATGCGACGCTCGAGACCCTGTACGACCAGGCGAACGAAGCGGTCGACGAGATCGCCGAGCTTATCCTCATGAACGGGGGCAAGCCCTTCGCTTCCATGAAGAAGTACCTCGAGGCCTCCCATGTTCAGGAGCGCGAGGACGAGTACCTGGGAGCTTCCCAGATGTTCGAAGTGGTGAAGGGTGACTACGAGCTTATCCTGGCCGACGTGAAAGATGCCAAGAAGCTTGCCGACGAGGAAGACAACTACCTTGTCTCCGCGGCGCTTGACGAGCTGATCGCCTCGCTTTCCAAGAACATCTGGATGATCTCCCAGTCGCAGCGCTAGGGTTCGGTTTCCAGTTCCGAATACGAGCAGGGGGACGATGCGTGGATGCATCGTCCCCCTTGCCGTTTGCGGCCCCGCAACGCAGGCGGTGCGCGAAGGGCCGTCTTTGCAGCGGGCTGATCGCGGCGGAGTGGCCCGCCTTTGTGCGGTTCCTACAGGAAGTCGGCGAGCGACCCCAACCCGCCCGATCCCGCTCCCGACGCCACTGCCGGCACCTTCGTCCCGTAGATGGTGGGAGCCATGAGGACCTTGCCGGAGCCGCGGTACACGTTCACCAGGCCCTCGCCGGAAGCTGCCGATCCGATGAGGGATTTGCTGGAGCGCTCGACGGTGAACTGCAGCGACGGGCTCCAGGCGAGCGCCATGTTGCCGTCGATCTTCATCACGTCGTTGTCGAGCGTGACCTCGATCAGCTCTTCTTGCGGGCAGGGGGACTCGAGGGCGACGACGCCCGATCCGGAGAGGGACAGGTTGAACAGGCCCTCGCCGCCGGCGATGGCCGACGAGAAGTTGCTGCGCGCAACGGC is part of the Berryella intestinalis genome and harbors:
- a CDS encoding TIGR03960 family B12-binding radical SAM protein codes for the protein MTDLWDKVRPLVEAAERPSRYIDHEWGAVRKADADFHFCLLYPDTYELGQPNQALRILVNVVNAREGMAAERGFLPAPDMCDALRQAGLPLFSIESCAALHEFDVVGITLPHELAATNILEALDLGGIPLHTDERGESDPFVIAGGPCAFNPEPYAPFFDALNIGEGEEMLPNGLEVIRRMRASGASRFEALVELAKVPGWYVPSFYRWRDADYAREHGAWIEPVVEGVPVVIEKQIFEGFSESSGWEPCVVPFAEAVHDRLNVEVLRGCARGCRFCQAGMMYRPVRERTADNIVESVLTGLRETGYDEVSLTSLSSTDHSQIGEILERLNRATEGEGVRISVPSQRLDSFGVDMAALVAGRKKGGLTFAPEAGTQRMRDVINKNVTEEDLFGAIDAAFAAGWRRCKLYFMIGLPTETDEDVKGIASLLQRSYDRAVKAVPADQKGSIKISASVALFVPKAQTPFQWDGQIPPEEAIRRVNLLRNSVHYRAIDVHWHDPKTSFVEAVTSRSGREAAALIEEAWRRGARFDAWTECFNEQAWRDAAEALDFDVDAVAQTAYPLDYVLPWEHISTGASRRWLVRERKLADGERTTPDCTFDRCSACGVCPSLGFDNVLAAVR
- a CDS encoding TIGR03936 family radical SAM-associated protein: MRATYIERGRLAMLSHLEVARTIERTIRRAGLPYAVSQGFSPHMKVAFGAALPVGVGSVCEIFDVQLTDYVAPEKALEALRASCPPDLMVQSCAYIRPGEKAASVAFPISTYEAVLSRPVARIEVPESISVVRKRKEKVLVVADFLVSGFSPVGEGGPGSACPQKSDRWEFSLEAKPSGSLRPDALLRACLDRMNEGASPVEDPLRIVSVTRIGQRSA
- a CDS encoding Fur family transcriptional regulator, with translation MRYSKQRAAILDFVQESCSHPTASEVYEGVRTSLPQISLGTVYRNLIQLCEAGMISAVDVGSGPTRFDRRIDEHQHYRCTRCGRLFDVEIPSGPLFAAGVEPSLPGTLEAYSVSFFGICEACRARKDDVGFAQE
- a CDS encoding Dps family protein, whose protein sequence is MLNQKLNVLLSDYAVNHRKLQNLHWYVSGHGFFQAHATLETLYDQANEAVDEIAELILMNGGKPFASMKKYLEASHVQEREDEYLGASQMFEVVKGDYELILADVKDAKKLADEEDNYLVSAALDELIASLSKNIWMISQSQR